A genomic region of Seriola aureovittata isolate HTS-2021-v1 ecotype China chromosome 21, ASM2101889v1, whole genome shotgun sequence contains the following coding sequences:
- the srcin1b gene encoding SRC kinase signaling inhibitor 1 isoform X6: MSEPDIPIGFNRMNRLRQSLPLARSSSQAKLRAPGILFLQLGEETRRVHLTHELTSLDTLRALIVHMFPQRLTMAMLRSPSTALLIKDETRNVFYELEDPRDVQDRCVIKIYCKEPVYGTYPGHHSPHLANGDLRREMVYAPQDSPPNRRLSNPPMSSQHSSSSASPPQGSPSRARLLYSGGRPSSYAGPPHHTHSLPHPHSQSHHSSPHQQPQLHQPHHTQPAFCASSSAILERRDVKPDDEVGGSRSMVLLRGDDRGGGGIYADPYSLGAETSRLSLAGGPHSPLPARADPYGSLYRRGGGGGGGGAGSVRSLTSYSAAALQGELMESGALYRSGGPLYNDAYAASVLAMGLRVPPPSSPQKIPDVRDSYAGTMPGRGSPGRQSLRRDSVTSSVFGDSPKARGQGAGLGLTSEQLCLMAGPGGEGGGAGGFGSPLLGNETETRERMEAMEKQIASLTGLLQRVLSRAPEAESPEKIESASDCSGTDTGRTKKKKALTPSAPLALMPPPPSGANQPVAVSRLQMQLHLQGLQQNTNALRKQLSQLRNMQLENQDSVLSLLRQTESELSLMMLDAMRTQEDPLQRQRLLVEEERLKYLNQEELLIQQLHDLEKSVEELQRNSSVNHGLVTEQDVEQKSKELRMLGETLTELKNQFPSLQSKMRVVLRVEVEAVKFLKEEPHRLDALLKRCNTMTDALSTLRSVLYPSYMYRQVTEGVWKSPEDVSSQAQKRAEDTSRGSDLDILNSPPLSLTDLSTSAGLANWMPVSAGDADASGPEQDIQPSMTFRNRVLDELPSRRPADKSVSAEVRLAAERDWEEKRASLTQFSAQDINRLLEETQAELMKAIPDLDFAARHINKPAVPPKPQITIPITSTTATSPAAGTIGTTATTTTTPTPSGDQQPGKVQLAAQKLNSMEGGGSHRGSVDLSVARYRTEKPSKSPPPPPPRRSFPSAHGLTTNRTGEVIVTTKNLKMEDDADMPKTLVKLRRTPSDTPRPASTPPVIAASAIQDDDDEEKIIAELEIFQRTPVTDYSKRYSILPKASPAPRCTLGSLGRKNSSNSPGPTKGPTVAARLKHLQQSSLERPKTRKQKEDFPKVQGQQQVFHF; this comes from the exons ATGTCCGAGCCCGACATCCCCATCGGCTTTAACCGGATGAACCGGCTGCGCCAGAGCCTGCCGCTGGCCCGCTCGTCCAGCCAGGCCAAGCTGAGGGCACCAG GGATCTTGTTCCTCCAGCTCGGAGAGGAGACTCGCCGGGTCCATCTGACCCACGAGCTGACCAGCCTGGACACTCTGAGGGCCCTTATTGTGCACATGTTCCCCCAGAGGCTCACCATGGCCATGCTCAG GTCTCCCAGCACGGCTCTGCTGATCAAAGATGAGACCCGTAACGTCTTCTATGAGCTGGAGGACCCGCGGGACGTTCAAGACCGCTGCGTAATTAAGATTTACTGCAAAGAGCCCGTCTACGGCACCTACCCCGGACACCACAGCCCCCACCTGGCCAACGGAGACCTGcgg AGGGAAATGGTGTACGCCCCTCAGGACTCTCCACCCAACCGCCGCCTCAGCAACCCGCCCATGTCTTCCCAGCACTCGTCCTCCTCCGCCTCACCTCCTCAAGGCTCGCCGTCCCGCGCCCGCCTCCTCTACAGCGGCGGCAGGCCCTCCTCCTACGCCGGGCCGCCCCACCACACCCACTCCCTGCCACACCCACACTCCCAGTCCCACCACTCCTCTCCCCACCAGCAACCACAGCTCCACCAACCCCACCACACCCAGCCGGCCTTCTGTGCCTCCTCCAGTGCCATCCTGGAGCGCAGGGATGTGAAGCCCGACGATGAAGTGGGGGGGTCCaggagcatggtgctgctgcGGGGGGACGATCGAGGTGGAGGGGGGATTTACGCCGACCCCTACTCTCTGGGCGCAGAAACAAGTCGGCTGAGTCTCGCAGGAGgtcctcactctcctctcccagCCCGAGCCGACCCATACGGCTCCTTGTACCGCCggggaggcggaggaggaggtgggggggccGGATCAGTGCGTTCACTCACTTCCTATTCAGCAGCCGCTTTACAAGGAGAGCTGATGGAAAGCGGCGCCCTCTACAGGTCAGGAGGACCGCTTTATAACGACGCCTACGCCGCGTCCGTGTTGGCCATGGGGCTGCGGGTGCCGCCGCCCTCCTCCCCACAGAAGATCCCCGACGTGAGGGATTCCTATGCAGGCACCATGCCTGGCCGTGGCTCCCCCGGGAGGCAGAGCTTGAGGAGGGACTCTGTGACGTCCTCCGTGTTTGGGGACAGTCCCAAAGCCCGAGGCCAGGGCGCAGGGTTAGGTCTGACCtcagagcagctctgcctgATGGCCGGGcctggaggggagggagggggcgcCGGAGGCTTCGGCTCACCTCTGCTGGGAAACGAGACGGAGACCAG GGAGCGGATGGAGGCCATGGAGAAGCAGATAGCCAGTCTGACTGGACTGCTACAGAGAGTCCTGAGCAGAGCGCCTGAGGCAGAGAGCCC GGAGAAGATTGAGTCAGCCAGTGACTGCTCAGGAACTGACA CTGGACgaactaaaaaaaagaaag CTTTGACACCTTCCGCTCCCTTGGCCCTGATGCCGCCTCCACCCTCAGGGGCCAACCAGCCCGTGGCAGTGTCCCGTCTCCAGATGCAACTCCATCTACAAGGGCTTCAGCAGAACACCAACGCTCTGCGCAAACAGCTGTCGCAGCTGCGCAacatgcag TTGGAGAACCAGGACTCAGTCCTGTCCCTGCTCAGGCAGACGGAGTCGGAGCTGAGCCTCATGATGCTGGACGCCATGCGCACTCAGGAGGACCCGCTCCAGAGACAGCGCCTCCtcgtggaggaggagagactcAAGTACCTCAACCAGGAGGAGCTGctcatccagcagctgca TGACCTGGAGAAGTCGGTGGAGGAGCTACAGAGGAACTCGTCCGTCAACCATGGCCTGGTGACGGAGCAGGACGTGGAGCAGAAGAGCAAAGAGCTGAGGATGCTGGGAGAGACGCTCACTGAGCTCAAAA ACCAGTTCCCCAGCCTGCAGAGTAAGATGCGAGTGGTGCtgagggtggaggtggaggctgTTAAGTTCCTTAAAGAGGAGCCTCACCGCTTGGACGCCCTGCTGAAGCGCTGCAACACCATGACTGATGCACTCAGCACTCTGCGCAG TGTTTTGTATCCCTCCTATATGTACAGACAAGTCACGGAGGGCGTGTGGAAGAGCCCCGAGGACGTCTCCAGCCAAGCACAGAAGCGGGCGGAGGACACGAGTCGCGGCTCAGACCTGGACATCCTGAACAGCCCCCCCCTCAGCCTCACCGACCTGAGCACCAGCGCCGGCCTGGCCAACTGGATGCCCGTGTCCGCCGGCGACGCGGACGCCTCGGGCCCCGAGCAGGACATCCAGCCTTCCATGACCTTCAGAAACCGGGTCCTGGACGAGCTGCCGAGTCGGCGTCCTGCTGACAAGTCTGTGTCGGCTGAAGTCAGACTG GCGGCAGAGCGCGACTGGGAGGAGAAGCGTGCCAGCCTGACCCAGTTCAGCGCCCAGGACATCAATCGCCTGCTGGAAGAGACCCAGGCCGAGCTGATGAAGGCCATCCCGGACCTGGACTTCGCCGCCAGGCACATCAACAAGCCGGCCGTGCCCCCCAAGCCCCAGATCACCATTCCAATAACTTCCACTACAGCTACTTCTCCCGCAGCTGGGACCATCGGGACAACAgccaccacaaccacaacccCCACACCCAGCGGGGACCAGCAGCCTGGCAAAGTGCAGCTGGCAGCCCAGAAGCTCAACAGTATGGAGGGGGGCGGTTCGCATCGAGGGTCAG TGGACCTCAGCGTGGCCAGGTACCGCACAGAGAAGCCCTCGAAGTCTCCGCCCCCGCCTCCACCACGGCGAAGCTTCCCGTCGGCACACGGCCTCACCACCAACCGCACCGGAGAAGTCATCGTCACCACCAAGAATCTGAAG ATGGAGGACGACGCTGACATGCCCAAAACTCTTGTGAAGCTGAGGCGGACCCCCTCCGACACCCCTCGACCTGCCTCGACCCCGCCCGTGATCGCGGCGTCCGCGATTCAAGACGACGACGATGAAGAGAAGATCATCGCTGAGCTGGAG ATATTTCAGAGAACGCCTGTAACAGATTATAGTAAACGGTACAGCATCCTGCCAAAGGCCTCCCCCGCCCCTCGCTGCACCCTCGGGTCCTTGGGCAGAAAG aacagcagcaactCTCCGGGGCCAACGAAGGGCCCCACCGTCGCAGCCAGGCTCAAACACCTTCAGCAAAGCAGCCTGGAGAGGCCCAAAACCCGCAAGCAGAAAGAAGATTTCCCCAAAGTCCAGGGCCAGCAGCAGGTATTCcacttctaa